DNA sequence from the Streptomyces canus genome:
CCTGGGAGCGTCGTACGCCTGCGTCCTGGTGCGGGTTCCATCGAGCGGCCCGCCTTACACCCGGGGCACCGTCACCGGTACCGGGGTCCGGGTACTCAGGAGCGGTCGGCGGCGTTGTCGGGGAGGCCTTCATGAGGCGGACCGGATTGCGGATCCCTGGGGTGCCCGGGTGTCGTACCGGCGGAAGAGCTGCTGCTCCTGCGCGACCTGCGGGCCCCGCACCTGGCCGCCACGGAGAACTCCCTGCACTGGGAGATGCTCGCGCAGGCCGCGCAGGCGACCCGGGACGAACGACTACTGGAGCTGGCGTCGGCGTGTCATCCGCAGACGCTGCGAGCAGATGCGCTGGACGACACGTTGATCAAACAATTGTCCCCACAGGTCCTCACAAGCCTCTGACCAGGCATAGGGAGGGCGGCCGAGGGCACTCGAGGGGCGGAGGTGAACGAACATGGGACACGGAGGAAACGTCATCGACGAGCTGGTGACCGATCACCGCGAGGTCGAGGAGCTGTTCGGGAAGATCGAGGCGCTGGCGCCCGGTGAGAAGAGCCGGAAGGTGTACGCCGATCAGGCCACCATCGAGCTGGTCCGGCACTCGGTCGCGGAGGAGGAGTACCTCTACCCGGCGGTGCGGGAGCACTTGGTCAATGGGAACACCTTGGCGGACCGGGAGATCGAGGACCACTCCAAGGCCGAGCAGCTCATGAAGGACCTGGAGAGGTGCGAGGCTGACGATCCCGGGTTCGACCGGATCGTGGGCGAGTTGATGAGCGAGGTCCGCTCCCACATCGCCGAGGAGGAGCAGACCCTCTTCCCGCAGCTGCGTGTCGCGTGCTCGGACAAGGAGCTGAACGAGCTGGGCGAGAAGGTGCGCCGCGCCAAGAAAATGGCACCGACCCGCCCCCACCCGTCGGCCCCGGACACCCCACCGGCGAACAAGCTGCTCGCTCCGGGGGCCGGCCTGGTCGACCGGTTGAGGGACGCCATGTCGGGCCGGGGCAAGGGCGACTGAACTTGGGGACGCGGCCAGCGACAAGGGCTCTGACAGGGCCCGGCCGACACGGCCGTCACCGGACGCCTCCGGCAGGACGCGGCTGACCCTCGGACATCTTCAGAGGGCCCCGGCATGACACAGCTGGGGCCCTCTGAACGTCACCCGAGGGTTCCGGCAGGCCACAGGCCGACCTCGGTCTCGTCAGCGAGCACCGGCAGGACACCGCGGCCTCGGGCGTCACCAGAAGACTCCGGCACCACACAGCCAACCCCGACCTCATCAGAAGACACCCACAGGACACCACAGCCCCGGACGACACCAGAAGACTCCGGCACCACA
Encoded proteins:
- a CDS encoding hemerythrin domain-containing protein, translating into MGHGGNVIDELVTDHREVEELFGKIEALAPGEKSRKVYADQATIELVRHSVAEEEYLYPAVREHLVNGNTLADREIEDHSKAEQLMKDLERCEADDPGFDRIVGELMSEVRSHIAEEEQTLFPQLRVACSDKELNELGEKVRRAKKMAPTRPHPSAPDTPPANKLLAPGAGLVDRLRDAMSGRGKGD